Proteins encoded together in one Benincasa hispida cultivar B227 chromosome 1, ASM972705v1, whole genome shotgun sequence window:
- the LOC120077155 gene encoding uncharacterized protein LOC120077155: MSPHIEDILGGKGLQQKSYSAATFGQLYSRMPMPMLCNATVATAYHPQTNGQEEISNREIKTILEKMVNTARRDWSPKLDEALWAYRTTYKTPIGMSPYALVFEKAYYLPLELEHKAMWACKKLKFDLANAGKVRKLQLNQLVKWRRDAYENAKI, encoded by the exons ATGAGTCCTCATAtagaggacattttggggggtaAAGGACTGCAGCAAAAGTCTTACAGTGCGGCTACTTTTGGCCAACTCTATTcaaggatgcccatgcccatgttATGCAATGCGACAG TGgcaactgcttatcacccacagactaatgggcaggaAGAGATctctaacagagagatcaaaacgATCTTGGAGAAGATGGTTAATACTGCCAGAAgagattggtcacccaagcttgacgAGGCACTTTGGGCTTACAGAACTACCtacaaaacaccaattggcatgtctccATACGCCCTGGTCTTCGAAAAAGCTTATTATCTGCCGCTCGAGTTGGAACACAAGGcaatgtgggcatgcaagaaacTGAAGTTCGATTTAGCCAATGCGGGGAAAGTTCGGAAGTTACAATTGAATCAGTTGGTCAAATGGCGAAGggatgcctatgaaaatgccaagatataA